Sequence from the Candidatus Phytoplasma solani genome:
AATTTTGGTATTGATGAAAATAAAAATATCTTAATTATTCTTTAAAGTTGTGTTATTTACTATTGTTTTGTTACATTAGTAAATACAACATTACCTTTTGCTTTAGTAGAATCTGTTTTCGCAGTAATAGTTGCTTTTTTGTTACTGCCTTCAACATTAAATGTAATTGTTACATCAGTACCTACAGTTAATGAACCATCTTGTTTTAAGAATTTATTTAAAGTGTCTTGGGTTTGAGTTGTAACTTCTGCTTGTGTAACAGTAATTGTTTCAGTTGTAGGTTTTGTGAAATTGCTTAAATCTTGTTTCGTTGATGTAGCTGGAGTTGATGCAGCAGGAGCAGTTCTCACAGTAAATGTAACTTCTACTTCACCAGTAAAATCTTCATGTTTTACTTTTGCTTGGTTTTTGGTAGCATCAGTATCTAAAATAATTGTGAATTTTTCTTTCTTTTTTTGTTCAGCTTTTAACTCTGGCTCAAATGTTTTTTTCAAAACTGCATCTTTAACATTTTCTTCATTTCTTGCATCTATTTCACCTAAATCTCTTTGATTTTCAGCAAAGACAGTGCTTAATGCAGTTCCATTAAAACAAAGCCACCACACTAAACCAATAATTCCTGCAACTATTAATGTTGCACTTACTCCTAAAATTATTTTTTTCTTTTTTGTATCTTTCATTTTTGTAATTCCTTTCTTATTATTTGATTTTTTGAAAAAATCATTATATTTTTATAGACTCATCAATTTAAACAAACAAGCCTTATACTTATTATAACTGTTTTTTTTGATTTTGTAAATATAAATGCTTCACAAAATGAATTAAAATAATATAATAAAAAAACTACCTATCGTTTGAAACAATGAATAATATATCCATAGATAGTTTTTTTGTTTTTTTGCAGTATTAAAAAAAGAAAATCAAGAAATCATTAAATTTATGGTGTTGGGGGTGCGGCAGGTGGTGTTGATGGATTGCCCCAAAGAGAAATTAAATCACTATCGATAAATTCTATAATTTTTGCTTCTGTGGCATGATCGTTTAAAAATTTACATGTTGGACTTTGTAATTTTGCAATAGCAGCTTTAGCTGTTATAAAGATATTTTTTACAATCATTTTTAAAGCGTCTTTCATCCAATTTCCATCTCGAGGTCTTGCTGGAAAATTGGTAACCGCAACTTCAGACCATCGATTAACTCCTAAAACATCTTCAATTAAAAGCGTTATCCATTTTTTAATAAGTCTTCTTTGTGCTGTGTCTTGAAAGGAAGCTATAAAGTTTTCATTTATTGATTCAATCACTTTAGAAGTTAGTAAATTAGTTTTTTCAGTTAAAGAATTTGTTATATTTTCTAAAATAAGTAATGAGTCTTCTACTTTTGCTGAAGAATTTTCGAACCAATCTGTTTGCGCTAATGTTTTTTTTGGGTTATTATCATTATTATTATTTTTACCCCAAACCCTTTGTCCAGATATGAAGAATAAATTACCAAACGACAAGATAATTAACATCAAAACAATTAAATAATTGCGTTTAAAATTAAACTTTTTTAACAATTATAAAACCTCCTAATTTTAAAAATTTACAATTATAGCACTATTTCATCCTGTAATTATATTTTAACAAAAAAAATATTCTTTGATGAAACAAAATTTAATATTTTTCTCTTTGTTTCTTGTTGTTTGCATAAACAAATTAGCCATAATAAGTTTTTTGTCAATCAAAACTTATCAAATGATTAAATATACACTTATACAATATGTAAAAAACTCAAGATTTACTCTGTGAAGTTTTTTGTCTCTAAATTTTTCAATTTACCTATTTTTCTTTATCTTTTTCTATTTTTCTTTTGTCGTTTTTGCTTATTTTTACACTTAATTTTTTCTAATTTCTTTTTTTGGCTCTTTTTTGGGGCATGTTATCCTTTTTGGTTGTTTTTTTGTTTTTAAGATTTAAAAAAATAATTAACCCTTTGGCTTTTAAAATTAAAAAATCATCAATTTTTTTTAAATCATTTAAACTATCTTAAACTCCTTTAGAGTGTAGTATATGGATAGATAAATTGTGCTTTAATAGTTTGTGTGTTTATAAGTCTATGCTGCAATCAGATTTTATCCAAACGTAGCAGGCAAGTTTCTAAACGCACGTCTTTTTTTAAACTTTGGCAAATTTTTGTCTGTCAAACATTAAATTTTTCAACGCTTAGTTGTTTTATCCCCCAAATTGTAGTTTTTTATTTTGTAACTTATTAATTAATTCTACTTTACTTCTTTTAATATGATTTTTTCTTTGTGAGTCTGTATTTGCAGCAAACTTTATTTTGTTTGTTGAAGTTTTTACTCTATGAAGGGTGGTCAATTTAGTCCTGGAAAGTCGATTCTTCTTATTATTCCAAATAAAGTTTTACTCCTCTGACTACTAAAAAGTCTCTTTATCATTGGGCAATAAGGCTTTTAACCCTTATCTGTTAATTTAATAACTACCTTTAGGACTCTCCCAAGTTGCTCTAAATATCTACCCTGTCTTTTAGCCAAACTGACCGTTTGGATTTTGTTGTATTTTTTTCTGACGGTCGGTGAGATTCTAGTTTTTTTGCTTAGTTGATAAACTAACCAAAACTCAAGAAATATCTTATTAGACTCTGGACTGGTCGTGTCAGTAGTTTACGCATTAGGCTTTCTAATTACATCTGTTTTTTTTGCTTAGGCCATTGCAGGCTTTTATCTGTGAAACAATTTGGTCACAAAATCATGCTGATTTTTGCTATTAACTAGTTTCAATCTACTTTTATGAGTTGTTGTAATCCGTTATTATGTTCGAATAATTGACCTACCATATCCATTTAGTGTTTATCGGCGCTAACTATATTAGCTAGATAACTGCGATATTGAGGCATCTTCAATACTCTTTTTTTATTTAATAATTTTTAAAAACTCTTTTATTTTCTTTTTTTTGTTAGTTCGAAAATTTTTTTGTTTTCTTGTGAAAAAAAAGCCCATAAATCAAATTTCTTGATATAATATATAAGTAATATGATATTATTTACTGCTGATGTGGCGAAATGGTAGACGCACTTGACTCAAAATCAAGCGAGTAATCCTCATGTCGGTTCGAGTCCGATCATCAGTACCATAACAATTATTTTAAAAACAATAAATAAAAAACCACATGGGATTCACGTGGTTTTTTATTTATTTTATCTTTTTTGCAAGCAAAATGTTTTATATTTTAACAAAATTAGCCTAGGTGGTATTTGCGTGTCTATTGATTTATTTCAACAATTCATCAAAGAAAATAGCTTTGATCAAAACCATTTTCAAAATCCGCAATTAACAAAAGTTTCAATTGTGAGTCGCGAAGATAAATGGATTTTACATATTAGTTTTCAAAACTTACCTTTGATCTCTGATTTATCGATTTTTTTACAAAAATTAAAACTTTTTATTACAACCAAATATCAAAATCATATTTCAGCAGAATACCAAAACATTATTTCAATTGATTATTGTCTCGATTTTAAAAATTTTGATTATTTAGATTCTTTGGCCGAAAGTTATTATCGTTTCATTCTTCTGCAAGCTAAATTGAAACAAAAATATTTGGATTTAGAGTTTTTTGAAAATGATAATTATCAGATTCAATTTCAAAACGAAAAATTTGTCATTTTTGTTGATACTGAAATGTTTTCGGTTTTAAAAAAGAAACTCCCCCTTTTAAAAGAATTTTTTAGTTCTTTTTATGGTTTAAAAAACGATTTTATTTTAATAAAAGATAATAAAATCAAAACTGCTCAAAAACAAGCAACAATAAAACCACCAAACACCTACCAAACATTTGTTAAAAACGATTTTAATTTTAAAGATGAACAAAAAATGCTAAAGATTAAAGATATTCCTAAATCTAAAGAAGAATTTAACGATTTTGACTACAAATACCCAAAACAAACTTTTATAATTGAAGGACTTTTATCACAACTAATTTCAGAAAGTAATTTCCGTAAATACAATTGGAAAGAATTTTATTTTAGTTGTGTTTTGGAAGAAAATAATGGCTTTTCGATCGAAGACAGAGATGCTATTTTAATTAAATCTAGAGTGACAAAAGAAAAAAAAGAAGAATTATTAAATTACAATATTAAAATGCATCAAAAAATTCAAATTAAAGCCAAAGTTCAATATAGCGTTTGGGACGATGTCCATTTGTTTTTCCATCAAAAAGATATCACTATTTTAGATGAATCTTCTTTGTTTCCAGTTAGAAAAGATCATGGGTTTGCAGGTAAAAAAAGAATTGAATTTCACACTCACACCAAAATGTCGAATCTAGATGCAATTAATAGCGCTAAAGAATATTTACAAACAGCAGTTGCATGGGGTCATAAAGCTATTGCTTTTACCGATCATGATGGTATTTATTCTTATCCCGAAATTTACGAATTTACCAAAGATAAGAAGATCAAACCGATTTATGGGGTTGAACTTGATTTTGTTTCAGAAAAACCGATTTATATTACTAATCAAATCGAAGATAATTTAACACAAGATTTTAATTTAAAAGAAGCAACCTATGTTGTATTTGATTTAGAAACAACAGGTCTTAGTGGTGTTCGTGACAAAATTATTGAAATTGCAGGAGTCAAAATTAAAAAAGGTAAAAAAATTGACGAATTTCAAGTTTTAATTAATCCACAAGAAAAATTAACTTCCACTATTATTAATATCACCAATATTACAGATGAAATGTTGGTAGGCAAAAAAACAATCGATCAAGTGCTGCCTACTTTTCTAGAATTTATTAAAGATTGTGTGTTAGTGGCTCATAATGCTAATTTTGATATAACTTTTTTGAAAGAAAAAATCAAAGAACTTAATTTAGAGTATATGCCACAACCAATTATCGACACATTACCACTATCGCAACGATATTTTAGTGAATTTTTAAAATATTTTTCTTTAAAAAGGATAGCTAGTGTTTTTAAAGTCAAAATGGAAAGCCACCACCGTGCTTTAAGTGATTCTAACGCAACGGCTGAAGTTTTTATCAAAATGATAGATCAATTATCAGACCCTAAAAAAGATCCTAAAAATTTAATCATTACTAATTTTTCGGAGTTAAAAGAGCCAATTGACCTTAAATATCAAAGACCCTATCATATCAACATTTTAGCAGCTAATCAAAAAGGTTATCGCAATCTTTTTGAACTTTTAAGTATGGCTTTGACAAATGGATTTTATAAAACTCCAAGAGTTTTAAAAACGAGTTTGATAAAATATAGAAAAGGACTTCTGATTGGAAGTGGCTGTTACAATAGTGATATTTTTGATATAGCTTTAAATGGTAATAACCAAAAATTAGAAGAAGCCATCTCTTTTTATGATTATATTGAAGTTCAACCGCCTCAAGCCTATAAACATTTAATTTTTGAATTAGGTGTTAAAGGGGAACAAATTATTCAATCAACTTTGATTAAAATAATTGAAGAAGCAAAAAAACAAAATAAAATTGTTATTGCAACCGGAGATGTTCATTATATTCATCCTTGGGAAAAAGATTATCGTCAAATTTATATCAGTGCTAAACAAGTAGGAGGCGGTCTGCACCGATTATCTAAATACAGCAATCATAATTTGCCTGATAACCATCTTTTAACTACTCAAGAAATGCTTGATGCTTTTAGTTTTTTAAAAGATGATGTTTTGGCGCAAGAAATTGTAATCGATAACACCCATTTACTTAATAATAAAATTAAAAGAATTAAAGCCTTCAATGAAGAGTTATTTTCGCTAAAAGATGATGCTTTTAAAAAAACCTTGCATATACCGAGTATTAAAAAAGAACTTAAACGTTTGATTGATATAAAAGTTAAAAATTTATACGGTTCTAACCCGCACCCTTTGATTCAAGAAAGATTAAAACAAGAATTACAAAACATTATTGGTGACGTAAACGACACAAAAAGTAATCAAGAAATTGCTCCTATTTATTATTTATCGCATTTATTAGTTAAAAAATCTTTAGATGATGGTTATTTGGTAGGTTCTAGAGGTTCTATCGGTTCTTCTTTGGTGGCTACCATGTTAGAGATTACTGAAGTTAACCCCTTAAAACCGCATTATCGTTGTCCTAATTGTAAACACACCATTGTTAAGTTAAACCCAGAAGAAAAAATTAAATATGGCCTTTTGGAAGAACAAAGTTACAACGAAGCCTTAGATAAAGTTTTTTCAGGCTATGATTTGGAAAATAAAGATTGTCCTAAATGTCAAACTCCTTTGAAAAAAGATGGTCATGATATTCCTTTTGAAACCTTTTTAGGGTTTGAAGGCAACAAAACTCCCGATATTGATCTTAATTTTGCAGGTGATTATCAAATGCAAGCCCATAATTATATCAAGAGTTTGATGGGTGAAAATAATGCTTTTCGAGCTGGAACCATTCAAACAATCGCAAAAAGAAATGCTTATGGTTATGTCATGGGTTTTATTGAAGAAACCCAAAGAAATTGGCGAAAACAAAAAATATTGCAAATCACAAGCAAGATTGAAGGGGTAAAACGTTCTACTGGGCAACATCCAGGCGGAATTGTCATCGTTCCACCTAATCACAATATTTATGAAATCACTCCAATTCAATTTCCAGCTAATGATGTTAATTCCCAATGGAAAACTACTCATTTTGACTATCATTCATTTGAGAATAATTTATTTAAATTAGATATTTTAGGCCATGATGATCCTATGATGATTAAGTTTTTGATGGATTATGTAAAATTAAATCCAAATAAATTCCCTTTTGATAAAGCTCAAGATATTCCTTTAGATGATCGTCAAATTTATAAATTATTTTCCGAAGATCTTAAAATAACTTCTTATCAAAATGAAATAATTACGATTGATTCTTTAGGGATTCCAGAATTTGGAACTATTTTTGTCAAGCAAATGTTAAAAGATATCAAAAAAAATCATAAAAATTTTATTAATTTTGCTGATTTAGTTAAAATTTCTGGTCTTTCTCATGGAACTGATGTTTGGAATCAAAACGCTAAAGATATTATTAGTCAGACTGGTGATTTTGAGAAATACAAAAATAAAAAAATATCTTTTGATAATATTATTGGGTGTCGTGATGATATTATGTTGCATTTACAAGAAAAAGGCATCGAACCTTTAAAAGCCTTTGACATTATGGAATTCATTCGTAAAGGTAAACCGCAAAGTGATATCGAAAAATGGCAAAACTATAAATCACTGATGCAAGGAAAAGTTGAAGATTGGTATATTGATTCAGCTGAAAAAATCAAATATTTATTCCCGAAAGCTCATGCGACTGCTTATGTGATTATGGCTTTAAGAATTGCTTGGTTCAAAGTGCATGCGCCATTGCTGTTTTATAGTGGTTATTTTTCCAAACGCGCAGAACAATTTGATCATAAAATTATGATCAGCAATGATGTTGTTGCTGTCACTAAAAAAATAGAGGCTTTAAATAAATTAAAAGCAAATAAACAAATCAAAGCTAAAGATGAAATTTTAATTAATACTCTTAAAATTGCTAAAGAAATGTTGCAACGTGGCTTTAAATTTTTAAGTGTCGATTTTAACAAATCAGATATTGATGTTTTTCAAATAGAAAATCATAATTGTTTGAGAATGCCTTTACTTTGTCTTGATGGCTTAGGGGTGATTGCGGCTAATAAAATCGTAGAAGCCAGACAAGAAAAACTTTTCACTAAAGAAGATTTCCGTAGTCGCTCTAAAGTTAATAAAAACATCTTTGAACAAATCAAACAAGAAAATCTTTTAGATTCTTTATAAAATTTGGTTCAAAGTGCATGCGCCATTGCTGTTTTATAGTGGTTATTTTTCTAAACGCGCAGAACAATTTGATCATAAAATTATGATCAGCAATGATGTTGTTGCTGTCACTAAAAAAATAGAGGCTTTAAATAAATTAAAAGCAAATAAACAAATCAAAGCTAAAGATGAAATTTTAATTAATACTCTTAAAATTGCTAAAGAAATGTTGCAACGTGGCTTTAAATTTTTAAGTGTCGATTTTAACAAATCAGATATTGATGTT
This genomic interval carries:
- a CDS encoding PolC-type DNA polymerase III, coding for MSIDLFQQFIKENSFDQNHFQNPQLTKVSIVSREDKWILHISFQNLPLISDLSIFLQKLKLFITTKYQNHISAEYQNIISIDYCLDFKNFDYLDSLAESYYRFILLQAKLKQKYLDLEFFENDNYQIQFQNEKFVIFVDTEMFSVLKKKLPLLKEFFSSFYGLKNDFILIKDNKIKTAQKQATIKPPNTYQTFVKNDFNFKDEQKMLKIKDIPKSKEEFNDFDYKYPKQTFIIEGLLSQLISESNFRKYNWKEFYFSCVLEENNGFSIEDRDAILIKSRVTKEKKEELLNYNIKMHQKIQIKAKVQYSVWDDVHLFFHQKDITILDESSLFPVRKDHGFAGKKRIEFHTHTKMSNLDAINSAKEYLQTAVAWGHKAIAFTDHDGIYSYPEIYEFTKDKKIKPIYGVELDFVSEKPIYITNQIEDNLTQDFNLKEATYVVFDLETTGLSGVRDKIIEIAGVKIKKGKKIDEFQVLINPQEKLTSTIINITNITDEMLVGKKTIDQVLPTFLEFIKDCVLVAHNANFDITFLKEKIKELNLEYMPQPIIDTLPLSQRYFSEFLKYFSLKRIASVFKVKMESHHRALSDSNATAEVFIKMIDQLSDPKKDPKNLIITNFSELKEPIDLKYQRPYHINILAANQKGYRNLFELLSMALTNGFYKTPRVLKTSLIKYRKGLLIGSGCYNSDIFDIALNGNNQKLEEAISFYDYIEVQPPQAYKHLIFELGVKGEQIIQSTLIKIIEEAKKQNKIVIATGDVHYIHPWEKDYRQIYISAKQVGGGLHRLSKYSNHNLPDNHLLTTQEMLDAFSFLKDDVLAQEIVIDNTHLLNNKIKRIKAFNEELFSLKDDAFKKTLHIPSIKKELKRLIDIKVKNLYGSNPHPLIQERLKQELQNIIGDVNDTKSNQEIAPIYYLSHLLVKKSLDDGYLVGSRGSIGSSLVATMLEITEVNPLKPHYRCPNCKHTIVKLNPEEKIKYGLLEEQSYNEALDKVFSGYDLENKDCPKCQTPLKKDGHDIPFETFLGFEGNKTPDIDLNFAGDYQMQAHNYIKSLMGENNAFRAGTIQTIAKRNAYGYVMGFIEETQRNWRKQKILQITSKIEGVKRSTGQHPGGIVIVPPNHNIYEITPIQFPANDVNSQWKTTHFDYHSFENNLFKLDILGHDDPMMIKFLMDYVKLNPNKFPFDKAQDIPLDDRQIYKLFSEDLKITSYQNEIITIDSLGIPEFGTIFVKQMLKDIKKNHKNFINFADLVKISGLSHGTDVWNQNAKDIISQTGDFEKYKNKKISFDNIIGCRDDIMLHLQEKGIEPLKAFDIMEFIRKGKPQSDIEKWQNYKSLMQGKVEDWYIDSAEKIKYLFPKAHATAYVIMALRIAWFKVHAPLLFYSGYFSKRAEQFDHKIMISNDVVAVTKKIEALNKLKANKQIKAKDEILINTLKIAKEMLQRGFKFLSVDFNKSDIDVFQIENHNCLRMPLLCLDGLGVIAANKIVEARQEKLFTKEDFRSRSKVNKNIFEQIKQENLLDSL